The following proteins are encoded in a genomic region of Nocardioides renjunii:
- a CDS encoding class I SAM-dependent methyltransferase, with protein sequence MPLLRRVVAVLSRLLATSRDRGVVDVLGSSARWGWGWLTGGPRARRAPGGFAWDGRTLPYFVHGYHYTWLNERAVEVALALDLLERHPGAEVLEVGNVLGHYADVSHVVVDKYEQAPGVLNADVADLDLGRTFDLVLAISTLEHVGLDEDVLDPAKPARAIERLRAHVRPGGRLWITHPVGYNPSLDAQLRSGEIPSSRMRALVRERHRNRWREVVPEEAWGTPYDRLLYTAHAVVVVEIDAR encoded by the coding sequence ATGCCGCTCCTGCGCCGTGTGGTCGCCGTCCTGTCCCGCCTGCTCGCCACCTCCCGCGACCGCGGTGTCGTGGACGTCCTCGGCTCGTCCGCGCGGTGGGGCTGGGGGTGGCTCACCGGGGGACCGCGGGCGCGCCGCGCGCCCGGCGGCTTCGCCTGGGACGGACGGACACTGCCCTACTTCGTCCACGGCTACCACTACACCTGGCTCAACGAGCGCGCCGTCGAGGTGGCCCTCGCGCTGGACCTGCTCGAGCGGCACCCCGGAGCCGAGGTCCTGGAGGTCGGCAACGTGCTCGGGCACTACGCGGACGTGTCGCACGTCGTCGTCGACAAGTACGAGCAGGCGCCCGGCGTCCTCAACGCCGACGTCGCCGACCTCGACCTCGGCAGGACCTTCGACCTCGTGCTGGCCATCTCCACCCTCGAGCACGTGGGCCTCGACGAGGACGTCCTCGACCCGGCCAAGCCCGCCCGGGCCATCGAGCGGCTGCGCGCGCACGTCAGGCCCGGGGGCAGGCTGTGGATCACCCACCCCGTGGGCTACAACCCCTCGCTGGACGCGCAGCTGCGATCGGGCGAGATCCCGTCGAGCCGGATGCGCGCGCTGGTGCGCGAGAGGCACCGCAACCGCTGGCGGGAGGTGGTGCCCGAGGAAGCCTGGGGGACGCCGTACGACCGGCTCCTCTACACCGCCCACGCGGTCGTCGTGGTCGAGATCGACGCGCGGTGA
- a CDS encoding phosphotransferase family protein has protein sequence MSDLELSLDPLAGGHSGRTFLGEVGGERAVVRIYPPGDGRGSAAPEVDRAVLRLVRGLVPVPEVLEARREDPASGLPGLLVTAYVPGERGDLVLPGLDEDGTRRLGRSMGRVAGTLAGMPMLRPGPFVDADLSVGRFPGDDLGEWIESRLPGWPQGRRASLVEAAGPAQDVLDTVGRTCVVHSDLNPKNVLVDPGTLEPTAVLDWEFAHAGHPWTDVGNLVRFERHPAYVEAVLEAWTGLRGGSPEMLLAGARAADLWALIDLAARVGTNPVADRADVLLRAIAETGDLHAWPFGD, from the coding sequence GTGAGCGACCTCGAGCTGTCACTGGACCCGTTGGCGGGCGGCCACTCGGGCCGGACCTTCCTCGGGGAGGTGGGCGGCGAGCGTGCCGTCGTGCGCATCTACCCGCCGGGGGACGGGCGCGGCTCCGCCGCGCCGGAGGTCGACCGGGCGGTGCTGCGCCTGGTGCGTGGACTGGTGCCGGTGCCCGAGGTGCTCGAGGCGAGGCGGGAGGACCCGGCCTCGGGGCTGCCGGGCCTGCTCGTGACCGCGTACGTGCCGGGCGAGCGCGGTGACCTCGTGCTGCCGGGCTTGGACGAGGACGGCACGCGCCGGCTCGGTCGCTCGATGGGCCGGGTCGCCGGCACGCTCGCCGGGATGCCGATGCTGCGCCCGGGACCGTTCGTGGACGCGGACCTGTCGGTCGGCCGCTTCCCGGGCGACGACCTGGGGGAGTGGATCGAGTCCCGGCTGCCCGGCTGGCCCCAGGGACGACGAGCCAGCCTCGTGGAGGCGGCGGGGCCGGCCCAGGACGTGCTCGACACCGTCGGTCGCACCTGCGTGGTGCACAGCGACCTCAACCCCAAGAACGTCCTCGTGGACCCCGGCACGCTCGAGCCCACCGCCGTCCTCGACTGGGAGTTCGCCCACGCCGGCCACCCGTGGACCGACGTCGGCAACCTCGTGCGGTTCGAGCGCCACCCGGCGTACGTCGAGGCGGTGCTGGAGGCGTGGACGGGCCTGCGGGGCGGCAGTCCCGAGATGCTCCTCGCCGGCGCCCGTGCCGCCGACCTGTGGGCGTTGATCGACCTGGCCGCGCGTGTCGGGACGAACCCCGTCGCCGATCGCGCGGACGTGCTGCTCCGGGCGATCGCGGAGACCGGCGACCTGCACGCGTGGCCGTTCGGGGACTGA
- a CDS encoding GlxA family transcriptional regulator — MKKVVAVVQDGAEPFGLGSMCEVWGEPYHPDDDNPVFDFLVATPRPGRVRGATGYDLHVDHSLEDAADADLLCLIPKRGYLEPSPEVVELVRAAHGRGAQVFAHCTAAFMLGEAGLLDGRRATTHWRHVDELATRFPEATIDGNVLYVQDGSIVTGAGSAAGLDAALHVMRQHFGARVAATTARRMVVPPHRDGGQAQFIARAVPVCESEALAPLLAWISEHLGEELDVDTLARQMHMSARTFARRFKEETGTTPYSWILGERVRAAQELLEQTDHSIDWVAAEVGFGNAATLRHHFGRSRGVSPQEYRRTFRTPA, encoded by the coding sequence ATGAAGAAGGTCGTCGCGGTGGTGCAGGACGGTGCTGAGCCGTTCGGGCTCGGGTCGATGTGCGAGGTGTGGGGCGAGCCCTACCACCCCGACGACGACAACCCGGTCTTCGACTTCCTCGTCGCCACCCCGCGTCCCGGACGCGTGCGGGGCGCCACGGGATACGACCTGCACGTCGACCACTCGCTGGAGGACGCGGCCGACGCGGACCTCCTCTGCCTGATCCCCAAGCGCGGCTACCTCGAGCCGTCCCCCGAGGTCGTCGAGCTGGTCCGGGCGGCCCACGGCCGCGGCGCCCAGGTCTTCGCCCACTGCACGGCCGCGTTCATGCTGGGGGAGGCCGGCCTGCTGGACGGGCGCCGCGCGACCACGCACTGGCGCCACGTCGACGAGCTCGCCACGCGCTTCCCGGAGGCGACGATCGACGGCAACGTGCTCTACGTCCAGGACGGGTCCATCGTCACCGGCGCCGGCTCGGCGGCGGGTCTCGATGCCGCACTGCACGTGATGCGCCAGCACTTCGGCGCGAGGGTCGCTGCCACCACGGCCCGTCGCATGGTCGTACCTCCGCACCGCGACGGCGGGCAGGCGCAGTTCATCGCCCGCGCCGTCCCGGTGTGCGAGTCGGAGGCACTGGCGCCCCTGCTCGCCTGGATCAGCGAGCACCTCGGCGAGGAGCTCGACGTGGACACCCTGGCCCGACAGATGCACATGTCGGCCCGCACCTTCGCGCGGCGCTTCAAGGAGGAGACCGGGACGACCCCCTACAGCTGGATCCTCGGCGAACGGGTCCGGGCCGCGCAGGAGCTGCTCGAGCAGACCGACCACTCGATCGACTGGGTGGCCGCCGAGGTCGGCTTCGGCAACGCCGCCACGCTGCGCCACCACTTCGGTCGCTCGCGCGGCGTCAGCCCCCAGGAGTACCGGCGCACGTTTCGGACGCCCGCCTGA
- the rpsA gene encoding 30S ribosomal protein S1: MTSTLSTLPDYDAPQVAVNDIGSEEDFLAAIDETIKYFNDGDIVEGTIVKVDRDEVLLDIGYKTEGVIPSRELSIKHDVDPNEVVTVGDKVEALVLQKEDKEGRLILSKKRAQYERAWGTIEQVKEEDGVVEGTVIEVVKGGLILDIGLRGFLPASLVEMRRVRDLQPYVGQTLEAKIIELDKNRNNVVLSRRAWLEQTQSEVRHGFLTQLQKGQIRKGVVSSIVNFGAFVDLGGVDGLVHVSELSWKHIDHPSEVVAVGDEVTVEVLDVDMDRERVSLSLKATQEDPWQHFARTHQIGQIVPGKVTKLVPFGSFVRVEEGIEGLVHISELAERHVEIPEQVVQVNDDVMVKIIDIDLERRRISLSLKQANETSAAADVEEFDPTLYGMTATYDEQGNYVYPEGFDPETGEWLEGFDEQRATWEEQYAKAHARWEAHVKQQEEAKQAEVEAGEATSYSSGGDTEVETGGDTGGSLASDEALQALREKLTGGQA, from the coding sequence ATGACGAGCACGCTCTCCACTCTTCCGGACTACGACGCCCCGCAGGTGGCTGTCAACGACATCGGGTCCGAAGAGGACTTCCTCGCCGCTATCGACGAGACCATCAAGTACTTCAACGACGGTGACATCGTCGAGGGGACCATCGTCAAGGTGGACCGCGACGAGGTCCTCCTCGACATCGGCTACAAGACCGAGGGCGTCATCCCGTCCCGCGAGCTGTCGATCAAGCACGACGTCGACCCCAACGAGGTCGTCACCGTCGGTGACAAGGTCGAGGCCCTCGTCCTCCAGAAGGAGGACAAGGAAGGCCGCCTGATCCTGTCCAAGAAGCGTGCTCAGTACGAGCGTGCCTGGGGCACCATCGAGCAGGTCAAGGAGGAGGACGGCGTCGTCGAGGGCACCGTCATCGAGGTCGTCAAGGGCGGCCTCATCCTCGACATCGGCCTCCGCGGCTTCCTGCCCGCGTCCCTCGTGGAGATGCGTCGCGTCCGCGACCTGCAGCCCTACGTCGGCCAGACGCTCGAGGCCAAGATCATCGAGCTCGACAAGAACCGCAACAACGTGGTCCTGTCGCGCCGTGCCTGGCTCGAGCAGACCCAGTCCGAGGTCCGCCACGGCTTCCTCACCCAGCTCCAGAAGGGCCAGATCCGCAAGGGTGTCGTGTCCTCGATCGTCAACTTCGGTGCCTTCGTGGACCTCGGTGGCGTCGACGGCCTGGTCCACGTCTCCGAGCTGTCGTGGAAGCACATCGACCACCCGTCCGAGGTCGTCGCCGTCGGCGACGAGGTCACCGTCGAGGTCCTCGACGTGGACATGGACCGCGAGCGTGTCTCCCTGTCGCTGAAGGCGACGCAGGAGGACCCGTGGCAGCACTTCGCCCGCACCCACCAGATCGGCCAGATCGTGCCGGGCAAGGTCACCAAGCTGGTGCCCTTCGGCTCGTTCGTCCGTGTCGAGGAGGGCATCGAGGGCCTGGTGCACATCTCCGAGCTGGCCGAGCGCCACGTGGAGATCCCGGAGCAGGTCGTCCAGGTCAACGACGACGTCATGGTCAAGATCATCGACATCGACCTCGAGCGTCGCCGGATCTCGCTGTCCCTCAAGCAGGCCAACGAGACGTCCGCCGCCGCCGACGTGGAGGAGTTCGACCCGACCCTCTACGGCATGACCGCGACCTACGACGAGCAGGGCAACTACGTCTACCCCGAGGGCTTCGACCCCGAGACGGGCGAGTGGCTCGAGGGCTTCGACGAGCAGCGCGCGACCTGGGAGGAGCAGTACGCCAAGGCGCACGCTCGCTGGGAGGCGCACGTCAAGCAGCAGGAGGAGGCCAAGCAGGCCGAGGTCGAGGCCGGCGAGGCCACGTCCTACTCCTCGGGTGGCGACACCGAGGTCGAGACCGGTGGCGACACCGGCGGCTCGCTGGCGTCCGACGAGGCGCTGCAGGCGCTCCGCGAGAAGCTCACCGGCGGCCAGGCCTGA
- a CDS encoding porin PorA family protein → MSRKLGVILTGVGVFFLAVALLARFYAYDRLAVVPLDQDTVSVSEGPDATIFDIASQQEITVDLVSTRNVVGDVEASEEASDELGRDIAVWETLVYTDEPGAEVSPDDPPRSGSHDRVAFDRHTGETVKCCDTFTATTADDRGVEVKDTIGFEGLYFKFPFQTEQKTYQFWDGSLGEAPDIEFQEAETIEGLEVYRFEQQIAPSTVGNITAPAAFFGIDEEGDVTLDRVYSNTRTLWIEPETGVIIRGQEDQLTVAEYQGEEVATLTDVVIGYNPDTVSENVDTYSSLATQLKIVRIWLPIVGGILGLLLLVAGIAMMARQRNRPAHTA, encoded by the coding sequence GTGAGCAGGAAGCTCGGAGTCATCTTGACGGGAGTGGGCGTCTTCTTCCTCGCCGTGGCCTTGCTGGCGAGGTTCTACGCCTACGACCGCCTGGCTGTGGTCCCGCTGGACCAGGACACGGTCTCCGTGTCCGAGGGCCCGGACGCCACCATCTTCGACATTGCCAGCCAGCAGGAGATCACCGTCGACCTGGTCTCCACCCGCAACGTCGTCGGTGACGTCGAGGCCTCCGAGGAGGCCAGCGACGAGCTCGGCCGCGACATCGCCGTGTGGGAGACGCTGGTCTACACCGACGAGCCGGGCGCCGAGGTCAGCCCCGACGACCCGCCGCGCTCCGGCAGCCACGACCGCGTCGCCTTCGACCGGCACACCGGCGAGACCGTCAAGTGCTGTGACACCTTCACCGCCACCACCGCCGACGACCGCGGCGTGGAGGTCAAGGACACCATCGGGTTCGAGGGCCTCTACTTCAAGTTCCCCTTCCAGACCGAGCAGAAGACCTACCAGTTCTGGGACGGCTCGCTCGGCGAGGCTCCGGACATCGAGTTCCAGGAGGCCGAGACCATCGAGGGGCTCGAGGTCTACCGCTTCGAGCAGCAGATCGCGCCGTCGACCGTCGGCAACATCACCGCACCGGCGGCGTTCTTCGGCATCGACGAGGAGGGCGACGTCACCCTCGACCGCGTCTACTCCAACACCCGCACGCTCTGGATCGAGCCGGAGACCGGCGTGATCATCCGCGGCCAGGAGGACCAGCTCACCGTCGCCGAGTACCAGGGCGAGGAGGTGGCCACGCTCACCGACGTCGTCATCGGCTACAACCCCGACACAGTCTCGGAGAACGTCGACACCTACTCCTCGCTCGCCACCCAGCTCAAGATCGTCCGCATCTGGCTGCCGATCGTGGGCGGCATCCTCGGCCTGCTGCTGCTCGTGGCCGGGATCGCGATGATGGCCCGGCAGCGCAACCGTCCGGCGCACACCGCCTGA
- a CDS encoding SGNH/GDSL hydrolase family protein produces MAVAAPAAGRVDGVVGEVVGEVVVTGVSRDAAARTDRDRDGLSDRRELGDSALSQPDLVPLTTALAQRGVRSVRLLFLGSSTTYGVGASTTGNRYVDQVVARLQGAFPSGTAPAPVRDLRRSTRRPDDSPGVQGVNGGVGGATAATYFTDAHAYAVRELQPTCVVHLIGSNDSVARVPVDAYRTQVRDAIRRIDQLSDRPPCHVLVRPVRRYQVGVEAWAAYGEALRGTALGLRRVAYVDAGAAFEERDALGADRADLVGADRVHLTDAGHALLAATVVEALGLSVTGLGTGTDPRDADSDGDGMADGREVRGYVVRQRVVPCSGPAVVRQRTSSLPFRRDTDGDGIADLREVTGHRLLDGRTVRTDPADADTDGDGRDDGRESSARGADPTTCGRPAG; encoded by the coding sequence ATGGCCGTCGCCGCCCCCGCAGCCGGCCGCGTCGACGGGGTGGTCGGCGAGGTGGTCGGCGAGGTGGTCGTCACCGGAGTGTCGCGCGACGCCGCGGCGCGGACGGACCGCGACCGTGACGGCCTGTCCGACCGCCGCGAGCTGGGCGACAGCGCCCTGAGCCAGCCCGACCTCGTGCCCCTGACGACCGCACTCGCGCAGCGCGGCGTCCGCAGCGTGCGCCTGCTCTTCCTCGGGTCGTCGACGACGTACGGCGTCGGCGCCAGCACGACCGGCAACCGCTACGTCGACCAGGTCGTCGCCCGCCTGCAGGGGGCCTTCCCGTCGGGCACGGCGCCCGCCCCGGTCCGCGACCTGCGGCGCAGCACCCGACGGCCGGACGACTCCCCCGGTGTCCAGGGCGTCAACGGCGGTGTCGGCGGCGCCACCGCGGCGACGTACTTCACCGACGCGCACGCCTACGCGGTGCGCGAGCTGCAGCCGACGTGCGTGGTGCACCTCATCGGCTCCAACGACTCCGTCGCCCGCGTGCCGGTGGACGCCTACCGGACGCAGGTGCGGGACGCGATCCGACGCATCGACCAGCTCAGCGACCGTCCGCCGTGCCACGTCCTGGTCCGGCCGGTGCGGCGCTACCAGGTGGGCGTCGAGGCGTGGGCGGCGTACGGCGAGGCGCTGCGCGGGACCGCCCTCGGCCTGCGCCGCGTCGCGTACGTCGACGCCGGAGCCGCGTTCGAGGAGCGTGACGCGCTCGGCGCGGACCGCGCGGACCTCGTCGGCGCCGACCGGGTCCACCTGACCGACGCCGGCCACGCCCTGCTGGCCGCCACCGTCGTCGAGGCGCTCGGACTGTCGGTCACCGGCCTCGGCACCGGCACCGACCCGCGGGACGCCGACAGCGACGGGGACGGCATGGCGGACGGCCGCGAGGTCCGCGGCTACGTGGTCCGGCAGCGGGTCGTGCCGTGCTCGGGACCCGCCGTCGTCCGGCAGCGCACGAGCAGCCTGCCCTTCCGGCGCGACACGGACGGCGACGGCATCGCCGACCTGCGCGAGGTCACCGGGCACCGGCTGCTCGACGGCCGGACCGTGCGCACCGATCCGGCCGACGCGGACACGGACGGGGACGGTCGCGACGACGGGCGCGAGTCGTCGGCGCGGGGCGCGGACCCCACGACGTGCGGACGGCCGGCGGGGTGA
- a CDS encoding class I SAM-dependent methyltransferase, whose product MHDHEPQSVRVERRPVSERESRAANGPDWDRYADEYQATHGAFLGDAGFVWGPEGHTEDELRVLGDVRGLDVLEVGSGAGQCSRWVRTHGGRGFGLDLSHRQLQHSLRLDEETGVRVPSVRGTATDLPFAPGSFDIVFCSFGALQFVAEIDRAVGEVARVLRPGGRFAFSVTHPTRWMFPDDPGEPGLTATQSYWDRTPYVEIDDASGVVSYVEHHRTLGDWVRLLAARRFRLVDLVEPEWPEHHDRVWGGWSRTRGTLTPGTAIFVAHLQDTRDLPAG is encoded by the coding sequence GTGCACGATCACGAACCCCAGTCGGTGCGGGTCGAGCGACGACCGGTCTCCGAGCGGGAGTCACGCGCCGCCAACGGGCCCGACTGGGACCGCTACGCCGACGAGTACCAGGCCACCCACGGTGCGTTCCTCGGCGACGCCGGGTTCGTCTGGGGCCCCGAGGGGCACACCGAGGACGAGCTGCGGGTGCTCGGCGACGTCCGCGGCCTCGACGTCCTCGAGGTGGGCAGCGGTGCAGGACAGTGCTCGCGCTGGGTGCGCACCCACGGCGGACGCGGCTTCGGCCTCGACCTCTCCCACCGCCAGCTCCAGCACTCGCTCCGCCTCGACGAGGAGACCGGGGTCAGGGTGCCGTCCGTGCGCGGGACCGCGACCGACCTCCCCTTCGCCCCCGGCAGCTTCGACATCGTCTTCTGCTCCTTCGGCGCCCTGCAGTTCGTCGCCGAGATCGACCGGGCGGTCGGCGAGGTCGCCCGCGTGCTGCGCCCCGGCGGGCGGTTCGCGTTCTCCGTCACCCACCCCACGCGGTGGATGTTCCCCGACGACCCGGGCGAGCCGGGCCTGACGGCGACGCAGTCCTACTGGGACCGCACCCCCTACGTCGAGATCGACGACGCGTCGGGCGTCGTGTCCTACGTCGAGCACCACCGCACCCTCGGCGACTGGGTGCGGCTGCTGGCGGCGCGCCGCTTCAGGCTGGTCGACCTCGTCGAGCCCGAGTGGCCCGAGCACCACGACCGCGTGTGGGGCGGCTGGTCACGCACCCGCGGGACGCTCACGCCGGGCACCGCCATCTTCGTGGCGCACCTGCAGGACACCCGGGACCTCCCTGCCGGGTGA
- a CDS encoding Ig-like domain-containing protein: protein MAVVLPGSLLGLTAAPASAAPLPAAYSGSAHADIVDLSADLLAPLAPGSVADVEIGHSRSAVTSAASGSGSSTATSSNLDADLLFGNVPIQTDSQTATAPPSSDPAPETLAPVPLAPLADIGLVQGDTQAAWSGGDSCVPGVNGTRTLSQSRTTLARSTVGTIPAFLPGVSGALVDVEASETRTGTYLVDDGAGGSDVLSSATTTVGDVELLGGLVTVDVTHPVVLQARSDGTTGSAGYASPPTVVATIQGNQIPIPLNSQPRTIALPSGLDALVDLTITAFQPTQQSAGATGRATLDALFRVDLEVITLPAPAPRITVADVSLAVAPSAVDATAPSGGVECDSGPQSGAPAAPDITSPAAGAVVTDSTPAISGTGQPGATVTVREGDTVLCTAVVRQDRTWSCSPSTPLGAGPHTVTATQTDDNGTASGSDSVTFTVVPDPTDPDGDGLPNGQETAEGTNPNNPDTDGDGLTDGAEVTTHGTDPLDADTDDDGLTDGAEVTTHGTDPLDADTDNDGLGDGAEVKGVQVRERFEVCGTKARKSITVTTDPLRKDTDKDGLSDGREVTGYKIKQKVKTRKGSFVIGRTRSNPTKKDTDRDGLKDKVETTGKANKRFGKAKTDPTKCDTDRGGVRDGAEVRAKADPADWRSGPRDPQVRNGRSASERGTSGIG from the coding sequence ATGGCCGTCGTCCTCCCGGGATCGCTCCTGGGACTCACCGCAGCGCCCGCGTCGGCAGCGCCGTTGCCGGCGGCGTACTCCGGCTCCGCGCACGCGGACATCGTCGACCTGAGCGCCGACCTCCTGGCACCGCTCGCACCCGGGTCGGTCGCGGACGTCGAGATCGGGCACAGCCGGAGCGCCGTCACCAGCGCCGCCAGCGGCAGCGGCAGCTCCACCGCCACGTCGTCCAACCTCGACGCCGACCTGCTCTTCGGCAACGTCCCGATCCAGACCGACTCCCAGACCGCCACCGCGCCGCCGTCGAGCGACCCGGCGCCGGAGACGCTCGCGCCCGTCCCGCTGGCCCCGCTGGCCGACATCGGCCTCGTGCAGGGTGACACGCAGGCCGCGTGGTCCGGCGGCGACTCCTGCGTGCCCGGCGTGAACGGCACCCGCACGCTGTCCCAGTCGCGTACGACGCTGGCGCGCAGCACCGTGGGCACCATCCCGGCGTTCCTCCCCGGCGTCAGCGGCGCGCTCGTCGACGTCGAGGCGTCCGAGACCCGGACCGGCACCTACCTCGTCGACGACGGCGCCGGTGGCTCGGACGTCCTCTCCAGCGCCACCACCACCGTGGGCGACGTCGAGCTGCTCGGCGGTCTGGTCACCGTCGACGTGACGCACCCCGTCGTCCTCCAGGCGCGCTCCGACGGGACGACGGGCTCCGCCGGCTACGCCAGCCCGCCCACCGTCGTCGCGACGATCCAGGGCAACCAGATTCCCATCCCGCTCAACAGCCAGCCGCGCACCATCGCGCTCCCGTCGGGCCTCGACGCGCTCGTCGACCTGACGATCACCGCGTTCCAGCCCACCCAGCAGTCCGCCGGCGCCACCGGCAGGGCGACGCTGGACGCCCTCTTCCGCGTCGACCTCGAGGTCATCACCCTCCCGGCCCCGGCACCTCGGATCACGGTCGCCGACGTGTCGCTCGCCGTCGCGCCGTCGGCCGTGGACGCCACCGCGCCCAGCGGCGGCGTGGAGTGCGACAGCGGTCCCCAGTCGGGCGCCCCTGCGGCACCGGACATCACCTCCCCCGCAGCCGGGGCGGTCGTGACGGACTCGACGCCGGCGATCTCCGGCACCGGCCAGCCCGGCGCGACCGTGACCGTCCGTGAGGGCGACACCGTCCTGTGCACGGCGGTGGTGCGGCAGGACCGCACCTGGTCGTGCTCGCCCAGCACGCCGCTCGGCGCCGGCCCGCACACCGTGACCGCGACCCAGACCGACGACAACGGCACGGCGAGCGGCTCGGACTCGGTGACCTTCACCGTCGTGCCCGACCCGACCGACCCGGACGGTGACGGCCTGCCGAACGGTCAGGAGACCGCCGAGGGCACCAACCCGAACAACCCCGACACCGACGGCGACGGCCTCACCGACGGCGCCGAGGTCACCACCCACGGCACCGACCCGCTCGACGCGGACACCGACGACGACGGGCTCACCGACGGCGCCGAGGTCACCACCCACGGCACCGACCCGCTCGACGCGGACACCGACAACGACGGGCTCGGCGACGGTGCCGAGGTCAAGGGCGTGCAGGTCCGCGAGCGCTTCGAGGTCTGCGGCACGAAGGCCCGGAAGTCCATCACGGTGACCACCGACCCGCTGCGCAAGGACACCGACAAGGACGGGCTCAGCGACGGCCGCGAGGTCACGGGCTACAAGATCAAGCAGAAGGTGAAGACGCGCAAGGGCAGCTTCGTCATCGGCAGGACCCGGTCGAACCCGACGAAGAAGGACACCGACCGCGACGGCCTCAAGGACAAGGTCGAGACGACCGGCAAGGCCAACAAGCGCTTCGGCAAGGCCAAGACCGACCCGACCAAGTGCGACACCGACCGGGGTGGCGTCCGCGACGGCGCCGAGGTCCGCGCCAAGGCCGACCCGGCCGACTGGCGCTCGGGCCCGCGTGACCCGCAGGTGCGCAACGGCCGCTCGGCCAGCGAGCGCGGGACGTCCGGCATCGGCTGA
- a CDS encoding patatin-like phospholipase family protein codes for MTGRGTSALVLGGGGITGIAWELGILHGLAEAGVDLTGADVVVGTSAGSVVGAQLGSGLSLPGLYASQLEPPDAELGGRLSRIAALKLAPPYVLPGSGRDKLARVGRVARAAHKPGSVDREGVIRSRLPVHDWPDRDLRITAVDTDSGEFTVFTRESGVDLVAAVAASCAVPTVWPPVSIGGRTYMDGGMRSTANVDVVTGAERVVVLAPLPRAFSKNTSIRAQMEKVAPRAWSVITPDPEALAAFGRNLLDPAKRAAAAEAGLRQSGDLVDQVRGVWAA; via the coding sequence ATGACTGGACGTGGAACGTCGGCCCTGGTCCTCGGCGGCGGAGGCATCACCGGCATCGCGTGGGAGCTCGGGATCCTGCACGGGCTGGCGGAGGCGGGGGTCGACCTCACCGGTGCCGACGTCGTGGTCGGCACGTCGGCGGGCTCGGTCGTCGGCGCCCAGCTGGGCAGCGGCCTGTCGCTCCCCGGCCTCTACGCCTCACAGCTCGAACCGCCGGACGCCGAGCTCGGTGGGCGGCTCTCCCGGATCGCCGCACTCAAGCTGGCGCCGCCCTACGTCCTCCCCGGCAGCGGTCGCGACAAGCTCGCTCGGGTCGGCCGGGTCGCACGTGCCGCGCACAAGCCGGGCAGCGTCGACCGCGAGGGCGTGATCCGCTCGCGGCTGCCGGTCCACGACTGGCCGGACCGGGACCTCCGGATCACCGCCGTGGACACCGACAGCGGGGAGTTCACCGTCTTCACCCGCGAGTCCGGCGTCGACCTCGTCGCGGCCGTCGCCGCGAGCTGTGCCGTGCCGACGGTGTGGCCGCCCGTCTCGATCGGCGGCCGCACCTACATGGACGGCGGCATGCGCTCCACCGCCAACGTCGACGTCGTCACCGGTGCCGAGCGAGTGGTGGTGCTCGCCCCGCTGCCCAGGGCGTTCAGCAAGAACACGTCCATCCGGGCGCAGATGGAGAAGGTGGCGCCCCGCGCGTGGTCGGTCATCACCCCCGATCCCGAGGCGCTCGCCGCCTTCGGCCGCAACCTGCTCGACCCGGCCAAGCGGGCTGCCGCGGCCGAGGCGGGCCTGCGCCAGTCAGGGGACCTCGTCGACCAGGTCCGCGGCGTCTGGGCCGCCTGA